The Trueperaceae bacterium genomic sequence GGCACGCCCGCGCGCGGCGCTGCCGCGTCGAGGTGACGGGTTCCCCCGGCGGCGTCGACGTGACCGTCGAGGACGACGGCGTCGGCATCGCCGCGGGCCGGCAGGGGGTGGGCCTGAACGCCATGCGCGAGCGCGTCGCGGAGCTGGGCGGACGCCTCGAGGTGGCGCCTCGCGCGGCGCGGTCCGGCACGACGGTGAGGGCCTGGTTCCCGCTCGCCGCGGACGCGTTCGACGGCGCGTCCGCCTCCCTGGAGGGCACAGCGTGACGCGCGTGCTGATCGTGGAGGACCACGCCGTGTTCCGCGCCGGGCTCAGGGCGCTGCTGGCGACCGCCCCGGAGTTCGAGCTCGTCGGGGAGACGGACAGCGGACGCGAGGCCGTGCGGCTCGCGTCCGAGCTGGCGCCCGACCTCATCGTCATGGACCTGCAACTCCCCGACATGAACGGCGTCGAGGCGACGTCCCTGATCACACGCGACGCGCCGGGAGCCAGGGTCCTGGTCCTGACGATGTACGACGACGACAGGTCGGTGTTCGAGGCGATCAGGGCCGGCGCGCTCGGCTACGCGCTGAAGGGCAGCGCTCCGGAGGCGCTCCTGAGGGCGATGCAGGCGGTCACCGACGGCGAGGCCAGCTTCAGCGCGGCCATCGCGACGCGCATCCAGCGCTACTTCGCGGCGCGCGTCGCGGGCGAGGGGATCCTGTTCGAGGAGCTCACCGAGCGCGAGCACGAGGTGCTGGCGGCGGTGGCTGAGGGACTGCCCAACGCCGAGATCGC encodes the following:
- a CDS encoding response regulator transcription factor, which produces MTRVLIVEDHAVFRAGLRALLATAPEFELVGETDSGREAVRLASELAPDLIVMDLQLPDMNGVEATSLITRDAPGARVLVLTMYDDDRSVFEAIRAGALGYALKGSAPEALLRAMQAVTDGEASFSAAIATRIQRYFAARVAGEGILFEELTEREHEVLAAVAEGLPNAEIARRLGLRPKTVRNHVSNVVAKLQVANRHEAAARARERGM